Proteins found in one Salvelinus alpinus chromosome 11, SLU_Salpinus.1, whole genome shotgun sequence genomic segment:
- the LOC139534363 gene encoding leukotriene B4 receptor 2-like yields the protein MAHNQSTPLRLPSNFSLPQIIPPSLTNPSSSLHPFSSSTSSSLFLSTSIHILNTTNTSVFGENQSIVGNTTSTTVGALILCLVLLLGLPGNLFIIWSILARARRRSVTTLLILNLAVADGSLMALTPFFVIYLVKKTWVFGNIMCKILFYLCLANMYASIQLIMLMSLHRLVAVVWPKRVAALAGRKAVLRGVLVLWTMVLVASIPALLFRDERETVHPNGKRRVVCESLHKQQSHVVLQYTLETVLGFVVPYGVIIGSYICILRRIRQTRFRRRIRSENLILAIVVTFGVFWLPYHVINIVQVAAALSPNDSALKARLDSIWQTSRAVTSALAFISSCANPVLYTFVGKSYIRRDGFAFMARLFEGTAQDSGTRKSRQNSQNSRERDGDAKEVGLKEKEGDLESTTSSNVMSPVCVKSVKNGKPGPIPT from the exons ATGGCCCACAACCAAAGCACTCCCCTTCGCCTCCCGTCCAACTTCTCCCTCCCCCaaatcatccctccatccctaacaaacccctcctcatccctccatccgttctcctcctctacatcctcctCCCTGTTCCTGtccacctccatccacatcctgaaCACCACCAACACGTCTGTTTTTGGGGAAAACCAAAGCATTGTGGGTAATACCACCTCCACGACAGTAGGGGCTCTCATCCTGTGTCTGGTCTTGCTGCTGGGCCTCCCCGGCAACCTCTTCATCATCTGGAGTATCCTGGCGCGTGCCCGCCGCCGCTCCGTCACCACCCTCCTCATCCTCAATCTAGCGGTGGCCGACGGCTCGCTCATGGCGCTCACGCCCTTCTTCGTGATCTACCTGGTCAAGAAGACCTGGGTTTTCGGCAACATCATGTGCAAG ATACTCTTTTACTTGTGCCTGGCCAACATGTACGCCTCCATCCAACTGATCATGCTGATGAGCCTGCACAGGCTGGTGGCCGTGGTGTGGCCTAAGCGCGTCGCTGCACTTGCTGGACGGAAGGCGGTACTGCGCGGGGTGCTGGTACTGTGGACCATGGTGCTGGTCGCGTCCATCCCTGCGTTGCTGTTCAGGGACGAGCGGGAGACCGTGCACCCCAACGGGAAGAGACGCGTAGTGTGCGAGTCGTTGCACAAGCAGCAGAGTCAT GTGGTGCTCCAGTACACGTTGGAAACAGTGCTGGGATTTGTAGTTCCTTACGGGGTGATTATAGGCAGCTACATCTGCATCCTGCGGAGGATCAGGCAGACAAG GTTCAGGAGGAGGATCCGCAGTGAGAATCTCATCCTGGCCATCGTGGTAACCTTCGGTGTCTTCTGGTTGCCCTACCATGTCATCAACATTGTGCAg GTTGCTGCAGCACTTTCTCCAAATGATTCAGCTCTAAAAGCAAG GCTTGACTCTATTTGGCAGACCAGCCGTGCGGTCACCTCAGCCCTGGCCTTCATCAGCAGCTGTGCCAACCCTGTCCTCTACACTTTTGTTGGCAAGTCCTACATCAGGCGGGACGGGTTTGCCTTCATGGCCCGCTTGTTCGAGGGCACGGCGCAGGACTCTGGGACAAGGAAGAGCCGACAGAACAGCCAGAATAgccgagagagagacggggatgcAAAGGAGGTCGGACTGAAGGAAAAGGAGGGAGACCTAGAGTCGACAACCAGCTCCAATGTCATGAGTCCCGTCTGTGTGAAATCTGTTAAGAATGGCAAGCCGGGCCCGATTCCGACTTAG